The window GGCCGGTGATGGTAAAGACGTCTTCGACGGCCATGAGGAAGGGCTTTTCGATGTCGCGGGCAGGCTGGGGAATGAAGGTGTCGACCGCCTCCATGAGCTCCCAGATCGCTCCTTTGGCATCCTCATCGCCCTCAAGGGCCTTGAGGGCCGAGCCCTTGATGACCGGCGTGTCGTCACCGGGAAACTCGTACTCGGAGAGCAGCTCGCGGACCTCGAGCTCGACGAGCTCAAGGAGCTCAGGATCGTCGACCATGTCGACTTTGTTGAGGAACACGACGATGTGGGGCACCCCGACCTGGCGGGCGAGCAGGATGTGCTCGCGGGTCTGGGGCATCGGGCCGTCGGCGGCCGACACGACAAGGATCGCGCCGTCCATCTGGGCCGCGCCGGTGATCATGTTCTTGACGTAGTCGGCGTGGCCGGGGCAGTCAACGTGCGCGTAGTGGCGGTTCTCGCTTTCGTACTCCACGTGGGCGATGGCGATGGTGATGCCGCGCTCGCGCTCCTCGGGGGCCTTATCGATCTGGTCGAACGGGGTGAAGTCCGCAAGGCCCTTCTCGGCCAGCGTCTTGGTGATCGCGGCGGTCAGGGTGGTCTTGCCGTGGTCGACGTGACCGATGGTGCCGATGTTGACGTGCGGCTTGGTGCGCTCGAACTTCTTCTTCGCCATGATTAACTCTCCTAGACCTCTCCGCCTACTTTGGCCACGATCTCTGCCGCAACTGACTTAGGAACTGGCTCGTACGCCTTGAACTGCATCGTATACGCGGCACGTCCCTGCGTGCGTGAACGCAAGTCCGTGGCGTATCCAAACATCTCCGAGAGAGGCACCTTGCCGCGAATCACCTGCGCGTTGCCACGCGGCTCCATGCCCTCGATGTGTCCGCGACGACTCGACAGGTCACCCATGACATCGCCCATGAAGTCCTCAGGCGTGACGACCTCGACCGCCATGACCGGTTCGAGCAATACCGGAGCGGAGCGCCTGAGCGCCTCCTTGATCGCCATGGAGCCGGCGATCTTGAATGCCATCTCTGACGAGTCGACCTCATGGTATGAGCCGTCGATCAGCTCGATTGCCACATCGACGACCGGATATCCCGCCACGACGCCCGAGCTGAGCGCCTCCTGGATACCCTTGTCGGTCGCCGGAATATACTCCTTGGGGATCGCGCCGCCGACGATCTTGTTCTCGAACAGATAGCCTTCACCAGGCTCGCGCGGGGCGACATTGATGACTACGTGGCCGTACTGGCCGCGACCGCCGGTCTGACGCGCAAACTTGTGATCCACGTTCT is drawn from Clostridiales bacterium and contains these coding sequences:
- a CDS encoding GTP-binding protein, translated to MAKKKFERTKPHVNIGTIGHVDHGKTTLTAAITKTLAEKGLADFTPFDQIDKAPEERERGITIAIAHVEYESENRHYAHVDCPGHADYVKNMITGAAQMDGAILVVSAADGPMPQTREHILLARQVGVPHIVVFLNKVDMVDDPELLELVELEVRELLSEYEFPGDDTPVIKGSALKALEGDEDAKGAIWELMEAVDTFIPQPARDIEKPFLMAVEDVFTITG